The Prunus persica cultivar Lovell chromosome G7, Prunus_persica_NCBIv2, whole genome shotgun sequence genome has a segment encoding these proteins:
- the LOC18770244 gene encoding uncharacterized protein LOC18770244 — protein sequence MNSVFSSQSLCIPLASFQLLPCLQTQPHYTFPNRVCYRNRCISPLSLSFPFISHQALHARQSFCGATAPPDEGVVSVINFDDFAEKDWSFLDSADFSSGPDYNLNIDRIITAGEIEETSRVMVSIGSEGFVDRVVESSPCNLLLVVHDSLFVLAGIKEKYDKVKCWQGELIYVPDKWAPLDVVFLYFLPAMPFTLDEAFGALARCFLAGARLVISHPQGREVLEQQRQQYPDVVTSDLPEKKTLQEVAAQHSFELTDYVDEPGFYLAVLKFSGARN from the exons ATGAATTCTGTTTTCTCATCACAGTCCCTTTGCATTCCCCTAGCTAGCTTCCAGTTGCTACCTTGTCTTCAAACACAACCTCATTATACGTTCCCCAACCGTGTCTGTTATCGGAATCGTTGCatctctcctctttctctttcctttcctttcatttCGCATCAGGCTTTGCATGCTCGGCAATCATTTTGTGGTGCTACAGCTCCACCAGATGAAGGAGTAGTCTCTGTAATCAACTTCGACGATTTTGCTGAGAAAGACTGGTCCTTTCTTGATTCCGCTGATTTCAGTTCTGGACCAGATTATAACCTAAACATTGATCGCATTATAACTGCgggagaaattgaagaaacttCAAGAGTTATGGTTTCAATTGGTTCCGAAGGATTTGTAGATCGGGTGGTTGAATCTTCACCCTGCAATCTCTTGCTTGTTGTCCATGATTCACTTTTTGTGTTAGCTggcattaaagaaaaatatgacaagGTTAAGTGTTGGCAAGGAGAATTAATATATGTGCCTGATAAGTGGGCACCTTTAGATGTTGTGTTCCTTTATTTCCTTCCAGCCATGCCCTTTACACTTGATGAGGCGTTTGGAGCACTTGCAAGGTGTTTTTTGGCAG GTGCAAGACTGGTTATTAGCCATCCCCAAGGAAGAGAAGTTTTAGAGCAACAACGACAACAATATCCAGATGTTGTAACTTCTGACTTGcctgagaagaagactttacAGGAAGTTGCAGCACAACATTCTTTCGAGTTAACCGACTATGTCGACGAGCCTGGTTTTTATCTTGCTGTATTAAAGTTTAGTGGGGCAAGAAACTGA
- the LOC18769494 gene encoding metal tolerance protein 4 has translation MEGGLNHMIKTPLILSCEDERTSKHGLVGSSNSVAAMKCDFFSKLPDKVRFGFDPEAPFHLNLSKTTGLIEGEREYYEKQFATLRSFEEVDSLESPHVIDEEEDRKEQAQHERAMNISNWANVFLLAFKVYATLQSGSLAIAASTLDSLPDLMAGGILWFTHLSMKNINIYKYPIGKLRVQPVGIVVFAAVMATLGFQVLVQALEQLIKDKPSEKMISENLIWLYAIMLTATGVKFFLRCYCRSSGNTIVHAYAKDHYFDVVTNLVGLVAAVVGDIFCWWIDPVGAIILAFYTISNWSGTVLENAVSLVGQSAPPQVLQKLTYLILRHHSLIRRVDTVRAYTFGVLYFVEVDIELPEDLPLKEAHAIGESLQIKIEELPEVERAFVHLDYECDHKPEHSVLSRLPSSHA, from the exons ATGGAAGGAGGCTTGAACCATATGATCAAGACCCCATTAATCTTGTCATGTGAAGATGAAAGGACCAGCAAACATGGTTTAGTTGGAAGCAGTAACTCTGTCGCTGCTATGAAATGtgatttcttctccaaattgcCTGACAAGGTTCGGTTTGGCTTCGATCCTGAGGCCCCTTTCCATCTTAACCTTTCTAAAACCACTGGCTTGATAGAAG GGGAAAGAGAATACTATGAGAAGCAATTTGCCACCCTAAGGTCTTTTGAGGAAGTTGACTCTCTAGAATCACCCCATGTCATtgatgaagaggaagatcGAAAAGAACAAGCCCAGCATGAGAGAGCAATGAACATTTCTAATTGGGCAAACGTCTTTCTGCTTGCTTTTAag GTATATGCTACACTACAGAGTGGATCCTTAGCTATTGCAGCATCAACACTAGATTCTTTGCCAGATCTTATGGCTGGTGGTATACTTTGGTTCACACACTTGTCaatgaaaaacataaatatctACAAGTACCCTATTGGGAAATTGAGAGTGCAACCAGTAGGCATCGTCGTATTCGCAGCTGTCATGGCTACTCTTG GCTTTCAAGTGCTTGTCCAGGCCCTAGAACAACTGATCAAGGACAAACCTTCTGAGAAGATGATTTCAGAAAACTTGATCTGGTTGTATGCCATCATGCTGACAGCTACTGGAGTAAAATTTTTCCTTCGGTGTTATTGCAGAAGCTCTGGAAACACAATTGTCCATGCATATGCAAAG GATCATTATTTTGATGTGGTAACAAACTTAGTTGGTTTggttgctgctgttgttggTGATATATTCTGTTGGTGGATTGACCCTGTTGGGGCTATCATCCTAGCATTCTACACAATTTCCAATTGGTCCGGAACTGTGCTAGAAAAtgcag TTTCTCTGGTTGGACAATCAGCTCCTCCTCAAGTGTTGCAGAAATTGACATATCTCATCCTAAGGCACCACAGTTTAATCAGACGTGTCGATACAGTTCGTGCCTACACGTTCGGGGTTCTTTATTTCGTTGAG GTTGACATAGAACTGCCAGAAGATTTGCCTTTAAAAGAAGCTCATGCAATTGGAGAGTCATTGCAAATCAAGATCGAAGAGCTCCCAGAAGTCGAACGGGCGTTCGTTCATCTCGATTATGAATGTGACCACAAGCCAGAGCACTCTGTTCTGAGCAGGCTCCCCAGCAGCCATGCTTAA
- the LOC18771209 gene encoding mavicyanin — MALRNIATLVFFVMMAFSGAYSSSVYRVGDSDGWTSRGLVDYNKWASTKDFHVGDTLIFTYNNQFHNVMQVSDQDFESCNATSAISSYTSGSDTITLKRPGHYYFLCGAPGHCQAGQKVDIKVSLPVPENLIPSPSPSSPYGSSSPSTSNPIEMSPSSTLSSAPPIGLAFATVVLFLLGFEF, encoded by the coding sequence ATGGCTTTGAGAAACATCGCTactcttgttttctttgtgaTGATGGCGTTCAGTGGTGCTTATTCTAGTTCTGTTTATAGAGTTGGAGATTCTGATGGGTGGACTTCGAGAGGCCTTGTTGATTACAACAAGTGGGCTTCAACGAAAGATTTTCACGTCGGCGACACTCTCATTTTTACTTACAACAATCAATTCCACAACGTGATGCAAGTTTCTGATCAAGACTTTGAATCTTGCAATGCTACATCTGCCATCTCATCTTATACATCTGGTTCAGACACAATTACCCTTAAAAGGCCCGGCCATTATTACTTTCTTTGTGGTGCTCCTGGCCATTGCCAAGCCGGACAAAAGGTTGACATCAAGGTCTCTCTGCCTGTTCCAGAAAATTTGATCCCAAGTCCAAGCCCGTCGTCACCTTATGGATCCTCATCACCTTCAACCTCTAATCCTATAGAGATGTCACCAAGCTCAACCCTAAGCAGTGCTCCACCTATTGGCTTGGCTTTTGCCACTGTTGTGttgtttcttttgggtttcgaATTCTAG
- the LOC18769810 gene encoding uncharacterized protein LOC18769810: MEQKREAGSSNGEAVVVGPEGSVDQSNESVASVDSSSAVTESNLSPYAAEWEPFYYKAPEDDRCCFITFSNGFPLTEDQIMDFFNERFGSCVERVYVHCPHPWEDPLFGKVVFNSVLMPAIVLRGQGQVKFKIDRRPLWCKRFDRGKRRNPALIY, from the exons aTGGAACAGAAGCGGGAGGCTGGCTCTTCCAATGGAGAGGCGGTTGTGGTTGGCCCTGAAGGGTCTGTTGATCAAAGTAATGAAAGCGTTGCATCTGTCGACTCATCATCAGCAGTAACTGAAAGCAATCTCAGCCCCTATGCGGCGGAGTGGGAACCTTTTTACTATAAGGCACCTGAAGATGACAGGTGTTGCTTTATCACATTTTCCAATGGGTTCCCGCTCACTGAGGACCAAATTATGGACTTCTTCAATGA GAGATTTGGTTCATGTGTTGAGAGGGTGTACGTTCATTGCCCGCACCCGTGGGAGGATCCTCTCTTCGGAAAAGTTGTGTTCAATTCAGTTCTGATGCCGGCGATCGTGCTCCGAGGCCAAGGTCAAGTGAAGTTTAAAATTGATCGAAGGCCCCTTTGGTGCAAGAGGTTTGACAGGGGCAAGCGTCGCAACCCAGCATTGATTTATTGA